A segment of the Candidatus Methylarchaceae archaeon HK02M2 genome:
TAATGTTATAATCTGGCTTTAAATGGATCATTAATATTTGCCCTTTGGACTAAAACTTGTTTCTTAAACCTCTATAAATATATTTATAATAGTCTTTCTTAATTCGGACTATGGAAAAGGAACTTATAACAATCAGAGATAACGACAAGTCCTCGAAAAAGAGTATTTTGATCTTCGAGAAACCAACTTTACTAAGACCAATCCTTAATCCACTTGCTTGGAAGATTCTAAATTTATTAGTTGAAAAACCTATGTATCCTGCCGAGATATCTAGGTTTCTCAAGATACATGAACAAAAGGTCTACTACCACATAAGGCAATTGCGAAAGCTAGGATTTTTATCTGTTGAAAAGGAGAAGTTTATAAAAGGTGCATTAGCAAGATATTATAAAGTCTCCTATCCTGCTTTTGGCGTCGAACTACCCTTCGGTGAGAGGAGCCTAAATACTCCAAACTCGGTATATATGGACGAAGAAATAGCTTCCTTCTTTTATGAATTTTTAACTTCTGGTATCTTTAAAGGAAGCATAATTGTTGGATCTCCTGAGCCTCATGGTCCATATAAAGCATCTTCGAGGGATGGACATTATGCAGTTCAGTTAGCTTTCTTCCTTGGTCAATTCAGTAAGATGCCAAACCGTTTCATCGTCAAGCTCGATGCTGATGTTATAGCAGAAAAGGAGGAAAAAAATAATCTTATTTTGATTGGAGGACCTGGAACGAATCTAATCACCGCAGATATCAACAAATATCTTC
Coding sequences within it:
- a CDS encoding helix-turn-helix domain-containing protein, with translation MIFEKPTLLRPILNPLAWKILNLLVEKPMYPAEISRFLKIHEQKVYYHIRQLRKLGFLSVEKEKFIKGALARYYKVSYPAFGVELPFGERSLNTPNSVYMDEEIASFFYEFLTSGIFKGSIIVGSPEPHGPYKASSRDGHYAVQLAFFLGQFSKMPNRFIVKLDADVIAEKEEKNNLILIGGPGTNLITADINKYLPIRFNEQNYWAGLTDSQGRTYNSDRDGLIAKIPNPYDEKKSLIVLAGLRYIGTKSSVIAITNFSKEVLKNYHGERTWATVIRGFDLDGNGKVDSIEKLF